TTAGCCCTCATATCTATCTTGTGACCCCCTGGAGGGTTCTGACCCCCAGATTACTGCTGTATCTAATCCAATACGGATATAGGATAacataatcaataatcaaacatAAGAATATATAGAGAAACATAAAGATAGgttatagaaataaaataaaaacagattgcAAAATTTACATACATGACATTTTACATATGGAGAAACATCTGGATCTTTATAATAAGGCCATTAAAAAGTTGAGATCCTTTTAGATGTTTGCAATAAAAGAAATTAAGAGAGGAAGAGTTCATGTAAGGACAGCAGTCTAATTCCCATGATATGTTTCCTGCCCGCACACACAGACCCAACAATGTGTCTGAAGCCTCTCCCACAattcaaaaaaaagagaagagtttCAGTTGAACTATTTCCTCGGCACTATAAAAACAGCAACGGAGCACACATCTGCACATCACAGCAAGGCGTGGTCAGAGCTGACAGGTGGGCCCGTGTACAGCTGCAGTCACTCTTGATCCAGAGGATACTTACTGCTTCTTTCTCCTCcgtagataaacacacacagctgcaacaAAATGCCAAAGTGCCCAAAGTGCCAGAAGGAGGTTTACTTCGGTAAgatttttactttcatttgatttttaagTACATTGTCTTTATATTAGTTGCAGAAATGTGTTAAGAACATTTCCTGGTTAATGAAATCTTGCAGCTTCTTAGGTTAAatgaggaaacaggaagctgaaTGTTTAGAGTGTCATGCTTGGTAAGCGTATAACTTGCATGCAGGcaagttaaatatttataagaccttcagaaaataaataatgaacaatgtATTTTTAGTGTTCAAGTATGCAGataattcattttaatctgTTAAAATGTACCACCATGTACATGTAAAAGGATGCAAAATGTAACTTAAGAACAGTACAGGAGTATTTGCAAGAGGAAGTATGAAATGTAAGAGTACTCATCATGCAGACTGagtgatattttattatattattggaCCATTATTATTGATACTAGAACATGTATTTCATTAATATCTAATATAGTCAGTCAAGATTCAACTTCTCTGTGTATTTTTGGTTGGTTTAATCTATAATCCATCACttgtttttgtatgtaaaatcaTAATTTATTAACTAgttaaaagtacaatatttagCTCTGAAAATACAGTGCAGTAAAAGtagaaagcagcagaaaaatgaaagaaaaagtttttgaagctcaagtacctcaaaataGTACTGTAGTTACTTTCACCACTCAAGGGAAACCACTCACTTTCACCTGCTCGCTTACTTTAATGTCAACCTATCGCCTCTTGGCTGcctatttttagtttttacatctGTCTGTATGCATGTAGTCttgcagtaaaaataaatacatatgaaCCTCTATGTAGTATGCATGTGTTCTTGCAGATTAATGTCTGGTAGCCTCAAAAGGTCCATGCACTCTGCAAGCTTCCTTGTTATCAAGCTATACGAGTTTAGGTTCTGTGCTCCCTGTTGGAATAGCGCTGTCCTTCGTAGTGACTGATGAGCTGCATGAATAATGATTAAGTGAAGCAGAGGAAGCAGGTTCCTTCTGTCCTGGAAAAAGTACGATCTTGTAGTTCTGTCTCATGAGGATACCATCAAAGTTGGGACCAATTACTGCAtcgttttggggttttttcccccctcgtATTAATCCATTTACCACATTGACTGCAGCTCAGTAATGTGCAGCAGAGTAAATCTTCtccagagagacacagaagctgAGGCCAACACAAAGTCAGCGTGCTGCCAAGTCTTTGGACTGTCAGTCAGATAAATTGACCACACGACTGGGAAGCCATCCTTTCTATTCTTTCTTCTTGTGGATAAACTCTCCTCCTGGGCTAAACAAGCAAACCAATCTGTTTAAACCAGAACATACCAAGCAATCTTTTTTCAAAGCAGAAAAAGATGAATTACTCTTTTCTAAAATATAGCTGAGGGAAAAACGTATCCTAAAACAAAGCTTTTGTATTCTTTATGTGGGTGCACAGTCCTGTCATTGTCCTGAACTGTTTGCATCAATCTCCCACCAAACGTCCAAACGTCCATATTTCACTCCATCTTCACTCTGCAGATTGTCTCCATCACACCTCGCAGCTCCGCTCCCCTCGTCCTCCCCTCTTTCTGCTGTCTCTGTTGCTACTCATCTGTCTTAATGTTACTAAGCTCTCAGATGGAAGCAATCAGGCTACCGCTGCTTGCCTGTATAATAGAGTagaaggaggtggtggtggtggtggtggagggggatCTGGTTCTCTTCCAGAAACACTCAGACCAGAAGAcaaaacatttactgtaaataaattGTTCTTGGTGGAAACTCTGCAGGCGCTCATGCTTTTTCTCTGCAGGActactgactttttttttttaaaaaaagggagtgAGTGATTGTTGGAAGCAAAGAGGAGAATATAGTACAGGTTGTGTGTGCAGAGACTATGAAGGAATCAAAGGAACCAATGTCTCCTAAAATCATGTGCTACATGTGTTCCCACATGTAGCATTTATCTAAgtcatgatttttaaaaatatcttaaaaagtaatagtttgacattttggggaaaAGCACGATTGATACCACTCATATCtatctgttaaatatgaagcaacAGCAAGCAACTGTTAAGTTTAGTGTAGCGCAAACATTGGAAACAGGGTGAACCAGCTAGCCTGGCTCAACAAGATCTCTTCACTAAGTAACACATTATGTCTCATGCAACAAGTGTTAATTAATTAGCTTTAGAGCTGCTGATAGGCAAGTTTCGTTAGCATCAGATGGAGCCAAGCTAGCCatttccctctgcttccagtttttatgctacGCTAAGTTAACCATTGCTATTGTTAACTTCATATTTACTACACAGACATGAAAATGGTGGTTGTTTTCTCATatcaaaaaagtaaatatatatactgtcCCAAAATTATCCAGCCAGTAGCTGACTAGCTTAGCACTAAGACCAGAAACGTAATTAAACAGCTAAAGCTAACCTGGCTCTGTGCCAAAGTAACATTTTCTTACCAGAACCTCTAAAATTCATAAAGTAACATGTTATATCTCTTTTGTGTAGCGATTTAACAATATATgcaatgtgttaattagtgagctttggATGTGCTGGTAGTTGGTAAGAAAAATTAGTTGAGAAGatgtcaaaaaaaagaagaaggaatgtCCTCCTCCTATTTTCAGCTACATATCTAATAGACAGAACATCTTTTAATCAGAAAGCACTCCTTTAAATCTTTGATATTCAGTTTACGTCCATGCCACGAAGAGTGCTACTGTGTTTGAGGTCATTCACTCAACTCTAAATTCTCTGGACTGCATgatcagcttctttttttagcaTGTCAAAGTGTTATACAATCTCTTCAGGAATCTTAATTTGGGAAGGAATGAGCGAATAGCTGAACAGCCTCCTTTCACAGAATGTTTTTCCATTCagatttgtctgtgtttgtgtatattggACGGTTTCCACATCGCTCCAGTCAGCATAAATTGATGCAGAGAGCGTATTATTCTTCTGTCTGTCACGCCCCCATTGTAAGCTTTATCAGATCCATTTAAAATCAGGAGTAAACCAACATACACAGGCATCAAACTGAACAATCAGGGTGGACTCTGACCTGACTTAACCTGGGATACCCTTCGTCATTACTGCTATGACAAGCTAGAGTGCAGTGTTTGCTCAGTCTACTAGTTTGTTATTTGAACTTAAGTACAGTAATTAGTTCGGGTCAGACCACCACATTCTGCTGAGATGTTTTCATAGAGCTGGACTGTGAGGTTGACCCCACCCTGGcacaacttttttctttttcccctaGCCTGTTGCATAATCTCAGCCTGCAAACATCAGGCTATTTTTAGTCTGTGTGATGAGGAAATGTGTCAAACAGCATCCCGGTATTGTGGTTAAGCTGCTAGGGCTTATGGCTTCACCTGttcatacatatttttttaggTTTCTGTGGAGGCGCCCAAAGGTGACACAAGAAAtgaacacataaataaatgaccacaattaatttaaaataaaataaatagatagtttagataatagataataatatatttatttgcttcatgaaaatgatgataataataataataataataataataatgtgcaaatgtatttatttggacTTTTGCAGCcaaatatttacttatttattttaaatctatcacagtaatttatttatttatttatctcctGTGTCAGTTTTGGGCCTCCGTACATTCCCGGTTGTTTTGCACTCCTCAATTGTGGTATGTTTTGATAGAAACTGCCTTGACTTATGATAGCGCTTCTCCATTCTTTAGCATTtcctgtgcttcctctctccaaCTCCTTGGTCCCCTTTCCCTCATAATCCAGGGACAAATCTCTAAAGCCCGTCTAGTCTAGTAAAAACCTGAAACACAAGACACAAAGTTGAGTTCCTCCCCACATTTACAGCCCTCCTGATGGGTGTTTGTGCAGATCAGCCTTGCAGATAAAGACCATCTTTATCAGTTTATGAGGCAGGAGGAGTGCAGATTCCTTAGGGACATTCAGTTCACTTTTCCCACATGCGCCACACCCAAACAATGTTCTCGAACTAATCCGTAAAGAGATCTTATTTGTCTCATTAAACAAGAATGCAATGCAAAAATGCTCCATCTGAACCTGATTAAATGACCCAGGGTGACCCTGTCACACATTTCTATCTTCGCTCCAGACTACAGTAGCTGTCTTTGTGGTGGAAGTTGAAGAGAATGtggtttttaatttttgtgtcCTTTTATGTCTTTGGCAGCCGAGAGGGTGACATCACTGGGCAAGGACTGGCACAGGCCATGTCTGAAGTGTGAGAAGTGCAACAAGACGCTGTCAGCAGGCTCACATGCAGAGGTGAGACACATGATATGTATATTCTGTTAGTTTGCTTATTGTACAGAGAGTTGGGTTTGAATCTGAGTCTATTATTGAATTTCAGCCTTTAGTGTTTGGGAGTAACTTTTGACAATTTTAAGCACcaaaacttattttaaaaagttaatatttAAGAAGTAAGCATCAAAGACTTTCATTCAAAAACCTTAAAATAGTTTGTTATTAGTAgcttttctggagctttcaatctTTTCACACTGGGAGTTTCCACAATTTCCCTGGAACTGATTTGTCCCTAAGCATTTTAAGGACTTATCATCTGTTGGTTTGAAAGATTTCATAAGAGATTGGTTAGATTTAACCAACCAGAGCTTAAACAACCTAATTATTTTACCAACCTGAAACTGGAtccattttattacattattggtaCCCAACCCTGAATGTGCCATATAGTATACATGTGCATGATTTGATGATGTCTTtttagcaacaacaaaaaagtttcAATGTTGTACATGCAATAACATaacaatacatacaatatataacaatacaattttaaaaaagttttatatTTAAGGCAGAACTAAGTTTAATAAAtctcatttttatattatatcaaCACTACTAGTGTTAATATTTTAGTTGTGATATGGTCAGTAATAATACAACTCTGCCTCTTACAGCATGAAGGGAAGCCATACTGTCACAATCCCTGCTACGGTGCTATGTTTGGACCTAAAGGTAAGCATTGTTACGTAAAACAGTCACATATTCCTCACATGATTCTTTTCACACAATGAATGAGTTCACTCAGATGTACTGACACAACAATGACAATCCCTTAACTGTTAAAAACATCATAAATATTTCTCTTTAACAGGAAATAAGTAACAATCAAAGTTG
This is a stretch of genomic DNA from Scomber japonicus isolate fScoJap1 chromosome 16, fScoJap1.pri, whole genome shotgun sequence. It encodes these proteins:
- the crip1 gene encoding cysteine-rich protein 1, yielding MPKCPKCQKEVYFAERVTSLGKDWHRPCLKCEKCNKTLSAGSHAEHEGKPYCHNPCYGAMFGPKGFGRGGAESHSYK